The Sporosarcina sp. Te-1 DNA window ACTTCATCTTATCTGTACTTACCACATTTCTCACTTTGTTTACGTCAGTTCCTTTTAAGACAGGTTTTCCGCCCGTGCTTGCCCAACCTGCAAAGGGAATCATACCTCCAACAGAAAGGGTCGCATTTACTGTATCCCCTCTCGCGGCATAGATAATTGCATTGATTCCATCCGCCGGTTCACCAATTACAGGGATAAGCCCAAAAACATCTAATCCCAGCTGAAGACCATCTAGCCACGTGTTTTCTTCGGGCATGTCGACGGTCTCTTCTTCCTTATACTCAACCTTGGAAACAACCTCATAGAAAACTGTTAGCCTACCATATATTCCTAAACATTAAGCCTCTTCGGAATGAAATTGAGTTTTGTACTAGGTATTACTCTACGTTGGATCAAACAAAAAATGGCTGGCATGAGACCGGTACAATACCGTCTTCACACCAGCCAATCAGTTGCATAATAAATTCATTTTTTTATTTTAATCTTTTTGGTAATGAACCATATCATATAGATAGTAAGGAACATCCTTTAATATATGGTCATCTAATTCTAATATTTTTGCAATAGCACCACTTTCAAAGCTCCAATAGCCATTGTAGATATCTTCATTACTTTTATGTGTATCATACCAACCAGTATCTTTATGTCCCTGATACCAATCGTCAATTAAATACTTCTTTAAGTTTGATAATGCCTTTTCTTTATTAGAAGCATTGATTACACTATATAATGATTTGTATGGTATTTCGAACTTGAAATTTTCGGCACTTCTTTCACAATCCTTGTTATAATAACTCATTAAAAAATCTAGTAAATAATCTTTTATTCCATCTTCTGCTATCATACTTTCTAATTCATGCATTTCCTCCTTTGGGATTTCTAACATAATCCCTATTGAAACCATCCAAACCATTTCTACATAACCACTATTTGAATTCCATACCGGTTTCATACTATCGAGGACTTTCGGAAAAAACTCTTTTATGTTCTTAAGTGGTGCACCAGAAGAATATAAAGCATTTAAAGTATTAAAATAGAAGCCTTCTATACTACGAAGTCCCGATTGAACACCTCTGTCTGTTTCTCCTCTTTCTTGAATAACTTTCTTAACTGCCTTTTCGAATTTCTCAATCCTTGCGTATTCGTATTCTAAATATCTCTTAAAATAATCGCCATTTTTAATCCTATCTCTCATAGTACAAACCCTTTTCTCATTTCTTTTTACCGAACTCATCAATAATTAACTGAGATACTTTTCCGTCTTCGCCTACTTTAACAAGTATATTTTCAATTCCATTCTAATTTCATCAGCCTTTTCTCGACCTACTGCTTTATCTAATCTATTTCTACTGTTCCCCTTAAACGATAAAAAATGACCTTGATA harbors:
- a CDS encoding PoNe immunity protein domain-containing protein: MRDRIKNGDYFKRYLEYEYARIEKFEKAVKKVIQERGETDRGVQSGLRSIEGFYFNTLNALYSSGAPLKNIKEFFPKVLDSMKPVWNSNSGYVEMVWMVSIGIMLEIPKEEMHELESMIAEDGIKDYLLDFLMSYYNKDCERSAENFKFEIPYKSLYSVINASNKEKALSNLKKYLIDDWYQGHKDTGWYDTHKSNEDIYNGYWSFESGAIAKILELDDHILKDVPYYLYDMVHYQKD